Within Burkholderia cepacia GG4, the genomic segment TCGGCCGGGCGGCCGGACGGCCCGCGCGAATGCGCACGACGACGCGATGCAGGAGGCGTCGCCGCGTGCTGCAGCGCCGGGCCAGCGCGCCGCCCGCCCGATCGCGTCGCACCCCGATCCGTGCGATGCGCGTCGCCCGGCGGCCATTGAAGAAAAGGACAAGAATATGTGGAAGCGTCATGTGGTGAAAAAGAACGAACGCGCGCTGCTGATGAATGAGGGCGATTTCGTGAAGGTGCTGGAACCGGGCGTGTTCAAGGCATTCGATCCGTTCAGGCGGCTGTCGGTGCAGACCGCGCGTCTCGACGCGCCGCTCGCCGACCAGGCGCTGGCCGACTACCTGCGTCACGACGCGCAGCACGTGCTCGCGCAATACTTCGTCGCGATGGACCTGACCGACGACGAAGCGGGCCTGCGCTACGAGGACGACGTGCTCGTCGAGATCCTGCCGCCCGGCACGCGCCGGCTGTACTGGCGCGGCCTGATCGCGCATCGGCTGGAGCGCGTCGATCTCGCGCGGGACAGCATGCTGCCGGCCACGCTCGTGAAGCGCATCGCGCAACCGGCGCTGCGTGCGCGCGGCATGGCGGGCCTGATCGGCGTGCTGCTGGCGCAGGTGCCGGCGTATCACGTCGGGGTGCTGAAGATCGACGGCAAGATCGAGCGGCTGCTGGATGCGGGCGTTGCGGCATTCTGGCGCTTCAATCGCGACGTGTCGGTCGAGCTCGTCGACCTGCGCCTGCAGGCGCTCGAAGTCGCCGGCCAGGAAATCCTGACGCGCGACAAGGTCGCGCTGCGGCTGAACCTGTCGGCGACGTGGTGCTATGCGGACGTGCTGCATGCGTTCGGCCAGCTGCAGAAGCCGGTCGAGCACCTGTATCGCGAGCTGCAGTTCGCGCTGCGCGCGGCCGTCGGCACGCGCTCGCTCGACGAACTGCTGGAGGACAAGCAGGCGATCGACGAGGTCGTGATCGCACAGGTGCGCACGCGCCTCGCGCAGTCGGGCGTGGACGTGCGCAGCGTCGGCGTGAAGGATATCGTGCTGCCGGGCGACATGAAGACGATCCTCGCGCAGGTAGTCGAAGCGGAAAAAGCCGCGCAGGCGAACGTGATCCGCCGCCGCGAGGAAACGGCGGCGACGCGCTCGCTGCTGAACACCGCGAAGGTGATGGAAGAGAACCCGACCGCGCTGCGGCTCAAGGAGCTGGAAACGCTCGAGCGCGTCGCGGAACGGATCGACCGCATCTCGGTGTTCGGCGGTCTCGACCAGGTGCTGAACGGGCTCGTCAGCATCAAGGGCGCTTGATGCAGGAAACGGCGCGGCGCATGGGTGCCGCGCCGGACGCATGAACGAATGGTGAAGCCAATGAGTGACAACGATTATCAGGTGATGGAACTGGCGAACGGCAAGCCGGTGAAGATGTGGACGCAAGGCGTCGCCGTCGAGGACGACGCGCGCACGCAATTGCGCAACACCGCGCAGATGCCATTCATCTTCAGGCACGTCGCGGTGATGCCGGACGTCCACCTCGGCAAGGGCTCGACGATCGGCAGCGTGATCCCGACGAAGGGCGCGATCATCCCGGCCGCGGTCGGCGTCGACATCGGCTGCGGGATGATGGCCGCGCGCACGACGCTTGCGGCATCCGACCTGCCGGACGCGCTCGGCGGGCTGCGCAGCGCGATCGAACGCGCGGTGCCGCATGGGCGCGCGCCGGGCCGCCGCGACCCGGGTGCGTGGGGCGATCGCACGCCGGCCGCCGTGACCGAGTCGTGGAAGTCGCTGCTGCCGGGTTTCCAGCGGATCGTCGCCAAGTATCCGAAGCTGGAAAAGACGAACCACTACGCGCATCTGGGCACGCTCGGCACCGGCAACCACTTCATCGAGGTGTGCATCGACGAAACCGACCACGTGTGGTTCATGCTGCACAGCGGCTCGCGCGGTGTCGGCAACGCGATCGGCAGCCTGTTCATCGAACTCGCGCAGGCCGACATGCGGCAGCACATCGCGAACCTGCCGGATCGCAACCTCGCGTATTTCACCGAGGGCAGCCGGCACTTCGACGATTACGTCGCAGCGGTCGGCTGGGCGCAGGACTACGCGCGCCGCAACCGGCAGGCGATGATGGACGCAGTGATCGGCGCGGCGCGCAGCGTGATCGGCAAGCCGTTCGCGGTCGACGAGCACGCGGTGAACTGCCACCACAACTACGTGCAGCGCGAACGCCACTTCGGCGAGGACGTGCTCGTGACCCGCAAGGGCGCGGTGTCCGCGCAGAAGGGGCAGCTCGGGATCATTCCGGGTTCGATGGGCGCGAAGAGCTTCATCGTGCGCGGGCTCGGCAACCCGGAAAGCTTTTGCTCGTGCAGCCACGGCGCCGGCCGCGCGATGAGCCGGACCGAGGCGAAGCGCCGCTTCACGGTCGACGACCAGGTGAACGCGACGCGCGGGGTCGAATGCCGAAAGGACGCAGGCGTCGTCGACGAGATCCCGATGGCCTACAAGGACATCGACGCGGTGATGGCGGCGCAGCGCAGCCTCGTCGAGGTGGTGCATACGCTGCGTCAGGTGGTGTGCGTAAAGGGATAGCGCGACGCAGTGAACGCCCGCCGACAGACGAACGGCGCGATGCCCGCAGGCATCGCGCCGTTTCCGCATCTGCCCGCGTTCGGCCGCGGTCGCACGAATCGTCACCCTGGCGGCGGTATACTCGATGCTGCCCGGCGCGCTCGACTCGCCCTGCGCGCTTACGATGCGCTTGCAACCGGACATCCGCCCTTCGCCCCGTCACCGCCGATACGAACCGTCATGTTTCGTCATCTCCCGCTTGCTGTCGCCGTCGCCGTGCTCACCGCGTCGCTCTCCGCCGCCGCTCGCGATCGCGCGCAACATTCGGTCGCGCGCGACTTCAAGAACTGGTCGGTCGTGTGCGACAACGCGAACCGCTGCGTCGCCGAGGCCGGCAACGACGACATCGACGACGCGCGCACCAGCATGATCGTGCGGCTCACGCGCGACGCCGGCCCCGATGCACGCCCGCTGCTGGAAATCTTCGCATCGACACCCGTCGACCTGCGCACCGCGCGTGCGGACGGCCAGCCGTTCGACGCAGTGCCGGCCGAATGGCACGCCGCCACCCGGACGGGCAGCGGGGATGACGACGTCTATCCGTTCCGTACCCACACCAGCGATCCGACGACGGTCGACGCATGGCTGACCGTGTCGCACAACGCGCAGATGCTGAGTTTCGGCGACCCGGCGGCCGCGCAGGCGCCGCGCGTGTCGTTGTCGGGACTGAGTGCCGCGCTGCTGCTGATCGACGACACGCAGGGCCGCATCGGCACGGTCACGGCGCTGCTGCACAAGGGCACGCGGCCCGCGTCGTCGGTGCCCGCCGCGCCGGCGCTACCGCCCGCGCCGGTTCCGGCACCGCGCGTGGCCGACCTCACGCCGGCCGAACAACGGCCGCTCGTCGACGCGGTGTTCGACAAGTTCGGCGGCAACGTGAAGCGTTGCGCAGCCGATGCCGGCGACGAAATGTCGACGCGCGATCGCCGCAAGACGGCGACGGCCATCGCGATCTCGGCCGCCGATGCGATCGTGTCGATCCCGTGCCAGACGAGCAGCGCGTACAACCATACCGACCTCTGGTATCGCGTGCATCGCACCGCGCCTTACGCACCGGCGCCGCTGGACTTCGGCGAGCACGCGAGCGCGGGCCTCGACCCGGCGTCGTTCGCGAACCAGTTGACGGAAGCAAGCTACGATCCCGCGCACGCGACGCTGTCGAGCCTCGACCGCGTGCGGAGTGCCGGCGATTGCGGATCGAGCGCATCGTGGGTGTTCGACGGCCGGCGCTTCGTCCTGAACGATGTCGCGATGCACGGCGCCTGCAACGGGCTGTTCCTGGCTCAGTGGCCGCGGCTCTATCGCACCGCAGGCTCGACCGAAAACCCGCGCTGACGTGAGACCGTCACATCACGCGCCGACGATTGAGATCGAGAACCCGTCCCAGCCCTTTAGCCCCACCGTCTGCACAGCGGTCGTCACGAGATTCGGCTCGGCGACGATCCGGGCGAATCCGTTGCGCACGCCGACGACGTCCGGCTCGTGATTGTCCGGATCGGCCACCCGCCCGCGCCGCACGACGTTGTCGACGACGATCACCGTGCCCGGCCGCGACAGCTTCAGCGCGGCATCCAGATAGACGGCGTTGTTGTCCTTGTCCGCGTCGATGAAGATGAAGTCGAACGGTGCCTCGCCCGCGTCGACGAGCCGCGCGAGGCTGTCCGTCGCGCTGCCGACGACGACCGACACGACCTCCGCGAACCCGGCGCGCGCGATGTTCTGCGTCGCGACCTGCGCATGGTCGGGGTTCAATTCGAGCGTCACGAGCCGGCCGCCCGGCGGCAACGCGCGCGCAAGCCAGATCGTGCTGTAACCGCCGAGCGTGCCGACTTCGAGGATGCGCCGTGCGCCGCGAATCGTCGCGAGCAGCTGGAGCAGCTTGCCCTGGTTCGGCGCGACGTTGATCGCGGGCAGCCCGGCCGCGTCGCTTGCCGCGAGCGCGGCGTCGAGCACGTCATCGGACGGCACGAGCGTCGCGGAGAAATACGCATCCACCTTGTTCCACTGATCCTGATCCATCGCGCACCTATCGTCTGTGGAGCAGGCATTCTATGCGTCGCGCCTCCATAAGCAACCAACCATTCGTTCTAAAGGTAGCGGCGCACGTGCTCCTATAATCGGTCGACCATCACAACAACACACGGAGCACCCATGACCGATCAGGCCTCTTCGAACTGGCGCCTCGAAACCATCGCCGTGCACGGCGGCTATCGCCCCGACCCGACCACACGCGCGGTCGCGGTGCCGATCTACCAGACCGTTGCGTACGCATTCGACGACACGCAGCACGGCGCGGACCTGTTCGACCTGAAGGTCCAGGGCAACATCTACACGCGGATCATGAACCCGACGACGGACGTGCTCGAGCAGCGGATCGCCGCGCTCGAGGGCGGCATCGGCGCGCTCGCGCTGGCATCGGGCCAGGCGGCCGTCACGTATGCGATCCAGACGATCGCGGAAGCCGGCGACAACATCGTGTCCGCCAGTTCGCTGTATGGCGGCACCTACAACCTGTTCGCGCATACGCTGCCGCAATACGGGATCACGACGCGCTTCGCCGATCCGCGCGACCCGGCATCGTTCGAGCCGCTGATCGACGCGCGCACGAAGGCGATCTTCGCGGAGTCGGTCGGCAACCCGCTCGGCAACGTGACCGACATCGCCGCGCTCGCCGAGATCGCGCACCGCCACGGCATCCCGCTGATCGTCGACAACACGGTGCCGTCGCCGTACCTGCTGCGCCCGTTCGAACACGGCGCGGACATCGTCGTGCACTCGCTGACGAAATACCTCGGCGGCCACGGCACGAGCCTCGGCGGTGCGATCGTCGACTCGGGCAAGTTCCCGTGGACGCAGCACGCGGACCGCTTCAAGCGGCTCAACGAGCCCGACGTCAGCTATCACGGCGTCGTCTATACGGAAGCGTTCGGGCCGGCCGCCTATATCGGCCGCGCGCGCGTCGTGCCGCTGCGCAACATGGGCGCGGCGATCTCGCCGTTCAACGCGTTCCAGATCCTGCAGGGTATCGAGACGCTCGCGCTGCGTATCGAACGCATCAGCGACAACGCGCTGAAGATCGCGCAGCATCTCGCGCGCCACGAACACGTCGAGTGGGTGAACTACGCGGGGCTGCCCGATCACCCGGACCACCCGCTCGTCGCACGCTACCTGTCGGGCCGCGCGCCCGGCATCCTGACGTTCGGCGTGAAGGGCGGCCGCGACGGCGGGGCAAGGTTCCAGGACGCGCTGAAGCTGTTCACGCGGCTCGTCAACATCGGCGATACCAAATCGCTCGCGACGCACCCGGCGTCGACGACGCACCGCCAGCTGTCGCCAGCCGAACTCGCGAAGGCCGGCGTGAAGGAGGAAACGGTGCGGCTGTCGATCGGCATCGAGCATATCGACGACCTGCTCGCCGATCTCGACCAGGCGCTCGCGCAACTGTGACCGGAACGGGCGCGCCGGCTCGCCGGTGCGCCCGCGTCAAATGCGTTGACCTTGAGGCCGCTTCAAGGTGTTCAATCGCCGGTTGATGCCGGGGCAACGCCCGGCACGCAACCGCCGAGGCCCCATGACACCAACCGTGAAGCTTGCGCTGCTCACGTTACCGTCGCCGCTGGCGGCCTGCTTCGGCACCTTCGCCGCCGCATGGCGCGCGCCGGGCCCGACAACGTCGAGCGTCATCCACGTCGTCGCGCCAGCCGGATACGTGTCGACGATGCATGACGAAAATTTCATGTCCCGATCAGGCTCGCGAAGCGGTCGTGTCGCTACGATCCCGCGTCAGGCACGCCCCTGCTTCGCGCGCCGGCGTTGCACCAGCCAGTCGAGCAGTTGCCGGCCGTCGCGTTCGCCGAACCAGCGCGCATGCCCGATCAGGTAGCCGTCGTACGCGATATCGACGATCGCCGGGGCGTCGATGATGCACCCGAAATACGCCACTTCCGACAGCGCGAACTCCGTATGCACGATCGGCAGCATCGCGACCAGCGCCGCATACGCATCGTCGCTCAACGGTTCGAGCGATTCGTAGCCGTCGAGCAGCGCATCGATGTGCGCGTATTCGACGCGGCGCGCATCGGCCGGCGCCATCCAGTCGACCGTATTGCGCTCGATCGCGAGCGCGACATCCATCACCGCGCAGGTGCGATCCGACAGCCCGAAATCGAGCACGGTGCGCACCTGCGCGCCGGGTCCGGCGTCGGTCCACAGCAGGTTCGACGCATGCCAGTCACCGTGCGTCCAGAGCGGCGGCAGCGCCGGCAGCAGCGGCACGAGCCGCGCGTGATACGGGCCGATCGCATCCGCCACATCGCCGCGCCAGTCGCGCGTGCCGAGTGCGCACCCCAGCAGCGGCTGGGCATCGACCCAGCGTTCGAGCGCCCCCGCCAGGTCGGCGGACGACAGCACGCGGAAACTCGACAACAGCGTGCGCACGGGCCGCGCCGGCGCATCGTAACCGGCCGACGCGCGATGCAGTTCGGCCAGCGCGCGGCCGGCCGCGTAAGCATGCGAAGGATGCGTGAACGGCTGCCACGACATCACGCCCCGATACGGGTCGACGCCGGGCGCGACCACATGCACCTCGTACGTCCAGTCGCCGGACGCAAAGGCCGTCGCGCCGTCGCGATCGGCCAGCACGTCCACCACCGGCATGCCGCGTGCGCGCAGATGCGCGATGAAACGATGCTCTTCCTCGAGCCCCGCGACGTCGCGCAGGCTCACGTGATGCCGCTTGACGAACAGCGCGCGGCCGTCTGTCATCCGCACCAGCGCGGCCGCCGCGAACTGCCGCGGGCTGTGCCACGTCAACCGCGCCGGCTCGCCGGCGCCATCGATCCTTGCGAGCAACGCAGCCACCTCGTCGTGCGTCATCAGCGGCCAGTCGCGTTCGGCCTGCTCGCCGTCGACACCGAACTGCGGCGGTGCGACGTCCCGCGATAGCGGCCCGTCCGGCTCGAGTGGAAATGACATGAACGACGTTGCTCCGTGGTTGAACGACCCGTGAATCAGCCCGCCGGGCTTGCGGTCGCGCGCAGCGCGTCGGCCGTCCGGCTCCAGTCACGCCAGCCGATGACGGCGAGCGCGATGAACAGCGCATAGAGTCCGGCCGTCAGATACAGTTCCTTGAACACGAACATCCCGACATACACGACGTTCACGACGATCCACAGCCCCCACGACGCGATGTAGCGTCGCGCGGTCCAGTATTGCGCGACGAGGCTGAACGCGGTCAGCGATGCATCGACGAACGGCAGCGCCGCATCGGTCCAGCGCGCCATCATCCCGCCGAGCAGCGCACTGCCGACGACGGCCGCGATCAGGTCGGGCAGCATCTGCCGCGGCCGCACGCCGGTGACGGGCGCGACGTCGCCTTGCGGCGCCGCGCCGCCGCTCGCCTCCAGCGTACGCTGCGCGATCCAGCGGCGCCAGCCGTACACCTGCAGCACCGCGAACGCGCCCTGCAGCAGCATGTCGGAATACAGCTTCGCGTCGAAGAAGATCCAGCCATACAACGCGACCGACGCGAGCCCGACCGGCCAGCACAGCATGCGCCGCTTCGCGGTCAGCCAGATCGCGAGCGCGCTGACGATCACGCCGGCGATTTCGAGTGGGGACATCGTCTGTGCTCTCCTGGGTAGCTGCCGGAGCCGCGCGTCACGCGGCCGGATCCGGTCGATCAGAAATCATAGGTCAACGATACGCGCGCGGTGCGCGGCGCGCCCGGGAACAGGTACGCGTCGCCCTGCTGCTCGCCCGCGTCGCGCCAGTAGAACTTGTTGAACAGGTTGTCCACCGACACGCGCAGCACCGCGCGGTGGCCGCCGATCTTCGTCGTATAGCGTGCGCCGAGGTTGAACACGAACCACGACGGCACGCGCGCGGTGCCCTCTTCGTTCGCGTTGCGCCCGGCGCTGTACTCGACGCCGCCCAGCATGTTCAGCCCCGCGACGCCCGGCACCGCGTAATCCGCATACAGCGACGCGCGCAGCGCCGGCACGTTGATGATCTGGTGCCCTTCGTACGCCGGCGAACCCGAATCGTACGCGCGTGCGCGAATCGCCGCGACGCTGGCCGTCAGCGACAGCCGCTCGGTGAGCCGCCCGGCCGCGCCGAGCTCGATCCCCTGGTGCCGCTGCGTGCCGCGCTGCACGAACGTGTAGCTCGTGCCGGACGCATCGGGGTCGGCGAACTGGAACGGCTTGCTGATCGAGAACACGGCGGCCGTGAGGCTCAGCCGGTCGAGCCAGTCGTATTTCGCGCCGAGTTCGAACTGGTGCGATTCGACCGGCGGCAGGAACGCATACGCATTGGTCGCACGCACCGGCGCCTGGTCGCCGAGCGACAGCGCCTTGCTGTACGACGCGTACAGCGACAGCACGTTCACCGGCTTGTAGACGAGCGCGACCTGCGGCAGGAACACCGAGCGGTCGGTGTGCGTCGCGGCGCCGTCGAGGCTGTCCCAGCTGCGCTGGCGCAGCAGCACTTCCTTGCCGCCCGCGAGCACCTGCCAGTGCTCGCCGATGCTGATGCGGTCGAGCCCGAACACACCGTACTGCCACGCGTCGAGTTGCGGATACGACGGCCCGGCCGTATTCGGCGACGGCGCAAACGTGACGTCGGGCCCATAGATGTTCTCGCTGCCCACGTAGTCGTACACGGCATTGGCCATGTGCACGACGCGACGCTGCACGCTCACGCCGAGCGTCAGCTCGTGATGCAGCGGGCCCGTCGCGAACCGGCCCGTCGTCACCGCGCGCAGGTCGTCGTTGCGACGGTATTCGCCGGGGCTGCGGAAGTCGTACACGTCGTAGTCGCCGTTCGCACCGAAGAAGAACGGCGACGTCGTGCCGGCCGCGCAGCTCGGCGCATACGAACAGCCATACGCGAACGCGCTGTTGTCGTCGATCATCGTGCGGCTGCGGCCGGCAGCGATGTAGGCCTTCCAGTCGTCGTTGAACTGGTAGTCGAAGCGCGCGTTCAGGTTCAGCGCGTCGGTCGTCACCGGC encodes:
- a CDS encoding slipin family protein translates to MWKRHVVKKNERALLMNEGDFVKVLEPGVFKAFDPFRRLSVQTARLDAPLADQALADYLRHDAQHVLAQYFVAMDLTDDEAGLRYEDDVLVEILPPGTRRLYWRGLIAHRLERVDLARDSMLPATLVKRIAQPALRARGMAGLIGVLLAQVPAYHVGVLKIDGKIERLLDAGVAAFWRFNRDVSVELVDLRLQALEVAGQEILTRDKVALRLNLSATWCYADVLHAFGQLQKPVEHLYRELQFALRAAVGTRSLDELLEDKQAIDEVVIAQVRTRLAQSGVDVRSVGVKDIVLPGDMKTILAQVVEAEKAAQANVIRRREETAATRSLLNTAKVMEENPTALRLKELETLERVAERIDRISVFGGLDQVLNGLVSIKGA
- a CDS encoding RtcB family protein → MSDNDYQVMELANGKPVKMWTQGVAVEDDARTQLRNTAQMPFIFRHVAVMPDVHLGKGSTIGSVIPTKGAIIPAAVGVDIGCGMMAARTTLAASDLPDALGGLRSAIERAVPHGRAPGRRDPGAWGDRTPAAVTESWKSLLPGFQRIVAKYPKLEKTNHYAHLGTLGTGNHFIEVCIDETDHVWFMLHSGSRGVGNAIGSLFIELAQADMRQHIANLPDRNLAYFTEGSRHFDDYVAAVGWAQDYARRNRQAMMDAVIGAARSVIGKPFAVDEHAVNCHHNYVQRERHFGEDVLVTRKGAVSAQKGQLGIIPGSMGAKSFIVRGLGNPESFCSCSHGAGRAMSRTEAKRRFTVDDQVNATRGVECRKDAGVVDEIPMAYKDIDAVMAAQRSLVEVVHTLRQVVCVKG
- a CDS encoding DUF1176 domain-containing protein, with product MFRHLPLAVAVAVLTASLSAAARDRAQHSVARDFKNWSVVCDNANRCVAEAGNDDIDDARTSMIVRLTRDAGPDARPLLEIFASTPVDLRTARADGQPFDAVPAEWHAATRTGSGDDDVYPFRTHTSDPTTVDAWLTVSHNAQMLSFGDPAAAQAPRVSLSGLSAALLLIDDTQGRIGTVTALLHKGTRPASSVPAAPALPPAPVPAPRVADLTPAEQRPLVDAVFDKFGGNVKRCAADAGDEMSTRDRRKTATAIAISAADAIVSIPCQTSSAYNHTDLWYRVHRTAPYAPAPLDFGEHASAGLDPASFANQLTEASYDPAHATLSSLDRVRSAGDCGSSASWVFDGRRFVLNDVAMHGACNGLFLAQWPRLYRTAGSTENPR
- a CDS encoding O-methyltransferase, coding for MDQDQWNKVDAYFSATLVPSDDVLDAALAASDAAGLPAINVAPNQGKLLQLLATIRGARRILEVGTLGGYSTIWLARALPPGGRLVTLELNPDHAQVATQNIARAGFAEVVSVVVGSATDSLARLVDAGEAPFDFIFIDADKDNNAVYLDAALKLSRPGTVIVVDNVVRRGRVADPDNHEPDVVGVRNGFARIVAEPNLVTTAVQTVGLKGWDGFSISIVGA
- a CDS encoding O-acetylhomoserine aminocarboxypropyltransferase/cysteine synthase family protein → MTDQASSNWRLETIAVHGGYRPDPTTRAVAVPIYQTVAYAFDDTQHGADLFDLKVQGNIYTRIMNPTTDVLEQRIAALEGGIGALALASGQAAVTYAIQTIAEAGDNIVSASSLYGGTYNLFAHTLPQYGITTRFADPRDPASFEPLIDARTKAIFAESVGNPLGNVTDIAALAEIAHRHGIPLIVDNTVPSPYLLRPFEHGADIVVHSLTKYLGGHGTSLGGAIVDSGKFPWTQHADRFKRLNEPDVSYHGVVYTEAFGPAAYIGRARVVPLRNMGAAISPFNAFQILQGIETLALRIERISDNALKIAQHLARHEHVEWVNYAGLPDHPDHPLVARYLSGRAPGILTFGVKGGRDGGARFQDALKLFTRLVNIGDTKSLATHPASTTHRQLSPAELAKAGVKEETVRLSIGIEHIDDLLADLDQALAQL
- a CDS encoding phosphotransferase enzyme family protein, with product MSFPLEPDGPLSRDVAPPQFGVDGEQAERDWPLMTHDEVAALLARIDGAGEPARLTWHSPRQFAAAALVRMTDGRALFVKRHHVSLRDVAGLEEEHRFIAHLRARGMPVVDVLADRDGATAFASGDWTYEVHVVAPGVDPYRGVMSWQPFTHPSHAYAAGRALAELHRASAGYDAPARPVRTLLSSFRVLSSADLAGALERWVDAQPLLGCALGTRDWRGDVADAIGPYHARLVPLLPALPPLWTHGDWHASNLLWTDAGPGAQVRTVLDFGLSDRTCAVMDVALAIERNTVDWMAPADARRVEYAHIDALLDGYESLEPLSDDAYAALVAMLPIVHTEFALSEVAYFGCIIDAPAIVDIAYDGYLIGHARWFGERDGRQLLDWLVQRRRAKQGRA
- the pnuC gene encoding nicotinamide riboside transporter PnuC; its protein translation is MSPLEIAGVIVSALAIWLTAKRRMLCWPVGLASVALYGWIFFDAKLYSDMLLQGAFAVLQVYGWRRWIAQRTLEASGGAAPQGDVAPVTGVRPRQMLPDLIAAVVGSALLGGMMARWTDAALPFVDASLTAFSLVAQYWTARRYIASWGLWIVVNVVYVGMFVFKELYLTAGLYALFIALAVIGWRDWSRTADALRATASPAG
- a CDS encoding TonB-dependent siderophore receptor, which gives rise to MTVNRTTASPARRRRAKVGLGVGLGLTLIAAQAAAAQGDAPAASDADAAGSTILPAISVSGERGNALRVRAASVAGLDDAPLRDTPASVSVVTRAQIDDQQAKRLSDVVRNDASVVNDYAPVGYYEGFAIRGFPVDLASAIRIDGLTVSGEQNVPLENKERVEILKGLAGIDSGVVAPGGVINFVTKRSANVASVTAGVDSRGSTSAAVDLGRRFGPDHQFGFRINAAKENMHSYIDGTNGRRTFGSIAADWDISPRASLQLNAEFQQWIQRSAPGYQLLGGTVVPSVKTTSKALGTQPWAKPVTTDALNLNARFDYQFNDDWKAYIAAGRSRTMIDDNSAFAYGCSYAPSCAAGTTSPFFFGANGDYDVYDFRSPGEYRRNDDLRAVTTGRFATGPLHHELTLGVSVQRRVVHMANAVYDYVGSENIYGPDVTFAPSPNTAGPSYPQLDAWQYGVFGLDRISIGEHWQVLAGGKEVLLRQRSWDSLDGAATHTDRSVFLPQVALVYKPVNVLSLYASYSKALSLGDQAPVRATNAYAFLPPVESHQFELGAKYDWLDRLSLTAAVFSISKPFQFADPDASGTSYTFVQRGTQRHQGIELGAAGRLTERLSLTASVAAIRARAYDSGSPAYEGHQIINVPALRASLYADYAVPGVAGLNMLGGVEYSAGRNANEEGTARVPSWFVFNLGARYTTKIGGHRAVLRVSVDNLFNKFYWRDAGEQQGDAYLFPGAPRTARVSLTYDF